One genomic region from Anomalospiza imberbis isolate Cuckoo-Finch-1a 21T00152 chromosome 28, ASM3175350v1, whole genome shotgun sequence encodes:
- the LOC137463470 gene encoding LOW QUALITY PROTEIN: probable cytosolic iron-sulfur protein assembly protein CIAO1 (The sequence of the model RefSeq protein was modified relative to this genomic sequence to represent the inferred CDS: deleted 2 bases in 1 codon), producing the protein MPEALSLLCRVSAHPESRCWALAWSPSGALLASCGGDRTVRLWGREGSGWACRAVLADGHQRTVRRVAWSPCGHFLASASFDGTTCVWRRHEHGFEVVATLEGHENEVKSVAWAPSGSLLATCSRDKSVWVWEVDEEEQEFECVSVLSAHSQDVKHVVWHPSQELLASASYDDTVRLYREDEDDWVCCATLEGHTSTVWAVAWERSGQRLVSCSDDRTLRVWQRAPGHGGGTEHSWQCVCTLSGYHGRSIYDVAWCHLTGAVATACGDDAGARSRRWPRRPRGSPVTFGLAAHVPRAHAQDANGVAWHPREPGLLASCGDDGDIAFWHYQRPEGL; encoded by the exons ATGCCCGAGGCGCTGTCGCTGCTGTGCCGGGTGTCCGCGCACCCCGAGTCCCGGTGCTGGGCCCTGGCCTGGAGCCCCAGCGGGGCCCTGCTGGCGTCCTGCGGCGGGGACCGCACCGTGCGGCTCTGGGGCCGCGAGG gctcGGGCTGGGCGTGCCGGGCGGTGCTGGCCGATGGCCACCAGCGCACGGTGCGCAGGGTGGCGTGGTCGCCGTGCGGGCACTTCCTGGCCTCGGCCAGCTTCGACGGCACCACGTGCGTCTGGAGGCGCCACGAGCACGGCTTCGAG GTGGTGGCCACGCTGGAGGGGCACGAGAACGAGGTGAAGTCGGTGGCCTGGGCACCCTCGGGGTCACTGCTGGCCACCTGCAGCCGCGACAAGAGCGTCTGGGTCTGGGAgg TGGACGAGGAGGAGCAGGAGTTCGAGTGTGTCAGCGTGCTGAGCGCCCACAGCCAGGACGTCAAACACGTGGTGTGGCACCCCAGCCAGGag ctgctggccagTGCCAGCTACGACGACACGGTGCGCCTGTACCGCGAGGACGAGGACGACTGGGTGTGCTGTGCCACCCTGGAGGGACACACGTCCACCGTGTGGGCGGTGGCCTGGGAGCGCTCCGGCCAGCGCCTCGTGTCCTGCAGCGATGACCGCACCCTGCGCGTGTGGCAGCGCGCCCCGGGACACG gcgGTGGCACGGAGCACAGCTGGCAGTGTGTGTGCACCCTGTCCGGGTACCACGGGCGCAGCATCTACGACGTGGCCTG GTGCCACCTGACGGGCGCGGTGGCCACGGCGTGCGGTGACGACGCCGGTGCGCGT TCGAGGAGGTGGCCCCGGCGTCCCCGGGGCTCGCCGGTGACCTTCGGCCTGGCGGCCCACGTGCCGCGGGCGCACGCGCAGGACGCCAACGGCGTGGCCTGGCACCCGCGGGAGCCGGGGCTGCTGGCGTCCTGCGGCGACGACGGCGACATCGCCTTCTGGCACTACCAGCGCCCCGAGGGCCTCTGA